The Anaerolineae bacterium genome includes a window with the following:
- a CDS encoding NADH-quinone oxidoreductase subunit H, with protein sequence MTHAYALFHILLALTASPLLLALINRVKAFFGGRSGPPLLQSYYDLFKLLRKGAVYSRTTSWVFRAGPVVGLAAALIALLLVPLGDIPALVAFPGDLLLMAYTLGLMRFFTVIAALDTGSAFEGMGASREVQFSALTEVALLTGLAAISAKVHAVSLSTLSSQVWAGVPAWEGGATVLLASGALLVVLLAENARIPFDDPNTHLELTMIHEVMILDNGGVDLALIEYASAIKFWVLSALLVSIALPLRTTVPVLNLALGLGAMLILGVVVGCIESMMARLRLVRVPQLIVAAGVLSLLAVIMAVR encoded by the coding sequence ATGACACATGCCTATGCCCTATTTCATATTTTGCTGGCGTTAACGGCAAGCCCTCTGCTGCTGGCCCTGATCAATCGGGTCAAGGCCTTCTTCGGAGGTCGAAGCGGCCCGCCGCTGCTGCAGTCCTATTATGACCTGTTCAAGCTGCTTCGCAAGGGAGCGGTATACAGCCGTACCACATCGTGGGTTTTCCGCGCCGGTCCCGTGGTGGGACTGGCGGCCGCGTTAATAGCACTGCTGCTGGTACCCCTGGGTGATATTCCAGCCCTGGTGGCTTTTCCGGGCGATCTGCTGCTTATGGCATACACCTTGGGGTTGATGCGTTTTTTTACCGTTATAGCCGCCCTGGATACCGGCTCAGCCTTTGAAGGGATGGGGGCCAGTCGGGAAGTACAGTTTTCAGCTCTGACGGAAGTGGCGCTGCTGACTGGATTGGCCGCCATCTCCGCTAAAGTTCATGCCGTTTCACTGAGTACACTCAGCAGCCAGGTCTGGGCCGGAGTGCCGGCCTGGGAAGGCGGTGCCACCGTGCTGCTGGCATCGGGCGCACTGTTGGTGGTTTTGCTGGCTGAAAATGCCCGCATTCCCTTTGATGACCCCAATACCCATCTGGAACTGACGATGATCCACGAGGTCATGATACTGGATAACGGCGGTGTGGACCTGGCGCTGATTGAGTATGCATCCGCTATCAAGTTCTGGGTGCTAAGCGCCCTCCTGGTTTCCATTGCACTGCCTCTGCGGACGACGGTTCCCGTCTTGAATCTGGCACTCGGTCTGGGAGCAATGCTGATTCTTGGGGTGGTTGTTGGGTGCATCGAATCGATGATGGCCCGCCTGCGACTGGTCCGCGTGCCCCAGTTGATCGTAGCCGCCGGCGTACTTTCCCTTTTGGCCGTCATCATGGCGGTACGGTGA
- a CDS encoding PTS sugar transporter subunit IIA, producing MKLVVRDVSALLNVSEKTVYQWIAKRNLPAHCINDQYRFNRIELLDWAMAKHLPLAPDILGKAHPDDPCEFPGIAEALRTGGVFYHVPGGDKAAVLAKVVRIMSLPAEVDRDFLLEVLLARESLCSTGIGDGVAIPHVRNPIVMHVPRPIMSLSFLEQRVEFDALDGRPVHTLFTIVSSTIHGHLQLLSRLSFAMRQPDFKAAIARKAPREELLQQAEAIDRTVAVQNLMDRGNLS from the coding sequence ATGAAACTTGTCGTTCGTGATGTCTCGGCACTTCTGAATGTTTCGGAAAAGACCGTTTATCAATGGATTGCCAAACGCAACCTGCCTGCCCATTGCATCAACGATCAGTACCGGTTCAACCGTATTGAACTGCTCGATTGGGCAATGGCGAAACATCTGCCACTGGCTCCCGATATCCTGGGAAAAGCGCACCCGGACGACCCGTGCGAATTTCCGGGAATAGCGGAAGCGCTGCGGACGGGCGGGGTCTTCTACCATGTTCCCGGCGGGGACAAGGCAGCGGTATTGGCAAAAGTGGTCCGGATCATGTCGCTGCCCGCTGAAGTGGACCGGGATTTTCTACTGGAAGTGCTCCTGGCACGCGAGTCGCTGTGTTCCACCGGAATCGGCGACGGGGTGGCCATCCCGCACGTCCGCAATCCGATCGTCATGCATGTTCCCCGACCGATCATGTCGCTGAGCTTCCTGGAACAGCGGGTTGAATTCGACGCCCTCGACGGCCGGCCCGTACATACCCTTTTTACCATTGTCAGTTCCACAATTCACGGCCATCTGCAGTTGCTGTCCCGGCTCTCCTTTGCCATGCGTCAGCCCGATTTCAAGGCGGCGATCGCCCGCAAGGCACCGCGTGAGGAACTTTTGCAACAAGCCGAAGCCATCGACAGAACGGTTGCCGTCCAAAATTTGATGGATAGAGGAAACCTGTCATGA
- a CDS encoding YcaO-like family protein translates to MTNKIILNDAFKGFTLDQDKIVPPEETVKRFKEKLKNLDLDILKSTERIDNGRLGIPVYLSCCGKDALSVIGTKKQMGKGATPHQAEASAVMELAERFSFYSFYNNPDNFIIEKYRNLKDRAISFEMIAESVHDDSNELETTKKIFENIPLKWTRAYNLTQNKETLIPFNWFFTINEFNGTSAGNCAEEALIQGICEVVERHTSSIIGQNNLKIPSISADSATEPLVKEMIQKYRNAGIKLYISDFTLDLGIPTVGILAYDPSTFPEKSEIVWTAGTTPDPQKALSRALSEVAQLAGDFNTCSNYVASGLPKLKKIKEAEFITNSETKINITALPDISDNNIKIEVQNCISMLAKKGFEVIIVDTTHPLLKIPAFYTIIPGAHFRERSLGASVGMFSAKLISKNKNPQTAISELKKMDSLLPGKYYIKFYLGSCFLSINDPETALTYFNQALELNPIKQDVASIYSYMGVCLKNIGEYRKALDVLKKGEESDSAKTDIYNLMGFCNFSLKKHEKAIECFRKVLKLDPGSAIDYANIASNYRDMGKRGKAIKYYEIALSIDPEIDFAKTNLEKLRRT, encoded by the coding sequence ATGACAAATAAGATTATATTAAACGATGCATTTAAAGGCTTTACACTGGATCAGGATAAAATAGTGCCCCCTGAAGAAACAGTTAAGCGGTTCAAGGAAAAACTGAAAAATCTTGACCTCGACATTCTTAAAAGTACCGAAAGAATAGACAATGGTAGATTGGGCATACCGGTTTATCTTAGCTGTTGCGGCAAGGATGCATTGTCGGTTATTGGAACAAAAAAACAAATGGGAAAAGGAGCCACCCCGCATCAGGCAGAGGCCAGCGCTGTAATGGAGCTGGCAGAAAGATTTTCCTTTTACAGTTTCTACAATAATCCTGATAACTTTATCATTGAAAAATATAGAAATTTAAAAGACAGGGCAATATCCTTTGAGATGATTGCCGAATCAGTTCATGATGATTCAAACGAACTGGAAACAACCAAAAAAATATTTGAAAACATACCCTTAAAATGGACACGGGCATATAATCTGACACAAAATAAAGAAACCCTTATCCCTTTTAACTGGTTTTTCACAATCAATGAGTTTAATGGGACATCTGCAGGCAACTGTGCCGAAGAAGCCTTAATACAAGGCATCTGCGAGGTTGTGGAAAGGCACACATCATCCATAATCGGTCAAAACAACCTGAAAATACCCTCAATTAGTGCTGATTCAGCCACAGAACCGCTTGTCAAGGAAATGATTCAAAAGTACAGAAATGCCGGCATAAAACTTTATATTTCGGATTTTACGCTCGACTTAGGTATCCCCACAGTCGGGATATTGGCCTATGACCCATCGACCTTCCCGGAAAAAAGCGAAATTGTATGGACCGCTGGAACAACTCCGGATCCGCAAAAAGCTTTAAGTCGAGCCCTCTCAGAAGTAGCCCAGCTTGCCGGTGACTTTAATACCTGCTCCAATTATGTGGCAAGCGGTCTCCCTAAATTAAAAAAAATCAAAGAAGCTGAATTCATAACCAACTCGGAAACTAAAATCAATATAACCGCCCTTCCCGACATTTCAGACAATAACATAAAGATTGAGGTTCAAAACTGCATTTCCATGCTTGCAAAAAAAGGTTTTGAGGTGATTATAGTTGATACAACGCATCCCTTACTGAAAATACCGGCTTTCTATACAATTATACCAGGAGCGCATTTCAGGGAACGTTCACTGGGGGCCAGTGTTGGGATGTTTTCAGCCAAGCTGATATCAAAAAACAAAAACCCCCAAACGGCTATTTCTGAACTAAAAAAGATGGATAGTTTGCTTCCTGGAAAGTATTATATTAAATTCTATCTTGGTTCATGCTTTCTATCTATTAACGACCCTGAAACAGCATTAACCTATTTTAACCAGGCGCTTGAACTTAACCCTATAAAACAGGATGTTGCAAGCATCTATTCCTATATGGGTGTATGTCTGAAAAATATCGGAGAATATAGAAAAGCTCTTGATGTATTAAAAAAAGGGGAAGAATCCGACAGCGCAAAAACAGATATTTACAATCTTATGGGTTTTTGCAATTTTTCTCTCAAAAAGCATGAAAAGGCTATAGAGTGCTTCCGGAAAGTACTTAAACTCGATCCGGGTTCTGCCATCGATTATGCAAATATTGCCTCTAATTATCGTGACATGGGAAAAAGGGGAAAGGCCATCAAGTACTATGAAATAGCCTTATCAATAGATCCTGAAATTGATTTTGCAAAAACTAATCTGGAGAAACTGCGACGGACATAA
- a CDS encoding NADH-quinone oxidoreductase subunit C: MSMNMPFLYNGETVLTAAVPLIGIDRFRCEVIEQVAGGGRLSALFAVQHNGRFRLYAVLCLPAREQAGIVATKIDAIYPSLTPDCPSAHWFEREIFEQWGIRPQGHPWLKPIRFQPSARGAGTPAVGITDFFTMAGEEVHEVAVGPVHAGIIEPGHFRFQCHGETVYHLEISLGYQHRGIERALVGGPGRRTMHYMETLAGDSTVGHAAAYCAIMEALCATTVPLGAEAIRAIAAELERMANHIGDIGAMAGDVGFLPTLNYCGRIRGDVLNMTALICGNRFGRGLLTPGGVRFGLSADRRRLLAERLDAVEKDLNSAVPLMFSAPSVLSRMEGTGTLTADLARQIGLVGVAARACGLPCDARTQLPYSLYRFDSLPTATYHTGDCFARAYIRWLELKHSIAFVRRQLVAPAAENGLVEACNSPGPDRMAVAFSEGWRGEICHVAATDAQGRFEFYKVIDPSFHNWFGLAYALRGQEISDFPLCNKSFNLSYCGHDL; this comes from the coding sequence ATGTCCATGAACATGCCCTTTCTGTATAATGGTGAAACCGTCTTGACTGCGGCAGTGCCGCTCATCGGCATTGATCGGTTTCGCTGTGAAGTGATCGAGCAAGTTGCCGGAGGCGGCCGCCTTTCGGCGCTCTTCGCAGTACAGCATAACGGTCGTTTCAGGCTCTATGCGGTACTGTGCCTGCCGGCGCGCGAACAGGCAGGAATTGTAGCCACCAAAATCGATGCTATATACCCGTCACTGACGCCGGACTGCCCATCGGCCCACTGGTTCGAGCGAGAAATCTTCGAGCAGTGGGGGATTCGGCCGCAAGGTCACCCCTGGCTCAAGCCGATCCGCTTCCAGCCGTCGGCCCGCGGCGCCGGTACGCCGGCGGTGGGCATTACCGATTTTTTCACCATGGCCGGCGAGGAGGTCCACGAGGTTGCGGTTGGGCCGGTACACGCGGGCATCATCGAACCGGGGCATTTTCGTTTTCAGTGCCACGGTGAAACCGTTTATCACCTGGAAATTTCACTCGGCTACCAGCACCGCGGGATCGAACGAGCCCTCGTCGGCGGACCCGGCCGGCGCACTATGCATTACATGGAGACCCTTGCCGGCGACAGCACAGTGGGCCATGCCGCAGCTTACTGCGCTATAATGGAGGCCCTCTGTGCAACAACGGTGCCGCTCGGCGCCGAGGCGATCCGAGCCATTGCCGCCGAATTAGAACGGATGGCTAACCATATCGGGGATATAGGAGCGATGGCCGGCGATGTTGGTTTCCTGCCCACGCTGAATTATTGCGGTCGAATCCGGGGAGATGTTCTGAATATGACCGCGCTGATCTGCGGCAATCGTTTCGGCCGGGGGCTGCTGACACCGGGCGGCGTCCGTTTCGGCCTCAGCGCGGACCGTCGCCGCCTTTTGGCAGAACGCCTCGATGCCGTGGAAAAAGATCTCAACTCTGCCGTGCCGCTGATGTTCAGCGCGCCTTCGGTTTTGTCGCGCATGGAAGGAACAGGGACGCTGACGGCGGATCTGGCACGGCAAATCGGGCTGGTGGGCGTGGCAGCCCGGGCGTGCGGGCTGCCCTGTGACGCTCGGACCCAGTTGCCCTATTCCCTTTACAGGTTCGACAGCCTGCCTACCGCCACGTACCATACGGGTGACTGTTTTGCCAGAGCCTACATCCGCTGGCTGGAACTGAAGCATTCGATCGCGTTTGTCCGGCGGCAACTTGTAGCCCCAGCCGCTGAAAACGGCCTGGTTGAGGCGTGCAACTCGCCGGGCCCCGACCGGATGGCTGTCGCGTTTAGCGAAGGTTGGCGGGGGGAAATCTGCCATGTGGCAGCCACGGACGCCCAGGGGCGTTTCGAGTTCTATAAAGTCATCGACCCCTCATTTCACAACTGGTTCGGCCTGGCCTATGCGCTGCGCGGGCAGGAAATTTCGGATTTTCCACTATGCAACAAGAGCTTTAACCTGTCCTATTGCGGACACGATTTATAA
- a CDS encoding proton-conducting transporter membrane subunit produces MIWALILIPAACGILAFPLASDRLSRTLLVTAALAHFALVLAAWQMPLPFNAATGWLTVDAASLLFLSICSGLFLAASLYAIDYLERSPKAPIRDYLEGFQFGNRPEQIFIGCLLLFLAAMTTVIVSSHMGILWVAVEATTLASAPLIYYHRHHRSLEAAWKYLLICSVGIALALLGNFFLAVATTARPGLEHSLLLPELVKNAAGFSPTWLKAAFMLMLVGYGTKMGLAPMHTWLPDAHSESPSLVSALLSGALLNCAFLAILRMHTVLVAAGLGDFGRDMLVLFGLFSMVWAAILLISLTDYKRMLAYSSVEHMGILAVGIGLGGAASAGAMLHVLNHSLTKAALFFVAGNILAVYRSKNVGDARGLLGILPVSGVLWLAGIIAITGSPPFGLFTSELMILKGALAGSRWAVAGCYLTALFVAFAAMAWAGMRMAYGLPDTPLIHSRPAAESMLSVAVPATLLAVVFVLGLWVPPPLWKLIKASAATLGGGF; encoded by the coding sequence ATGATCTGGGCATTAATTCTGATTCCGGCAGCCTGCGGCATATTGGCCTTCCCCCTGGCTTCCGACCGACTGAGCCGCACCCTGCTGGTCACGGCCGCACTGGCCCATTTCGCCCTTGTGCTGGCGGCATGGCAAATGCCGCTGCCGTTTAACGCAGCAACCGGCTGGCTGACGGTAGACGCGGCATCTCTTTTATTTCTGAGCATCTGCAGCGGACTGTTTCTGGCAGCCTCCCTGTATGCGATCGACTACCTCGAGCGCTCGCCAAAGGCCCCGATTCGCGATTACCTGGAAGGCTTTCAATTCGGCAATCGCCCCGAACAGATTTTTATCGGCTGCCTGCTGCTGTTTCTGGCCGCCATGACCACGGTAATCGTTTCCAGCCACATGGGTATCCTCTGGGTGGCGGTGGAAGCCACTACGCTTGCCAGTGCACCGTTGATCTATTATCACCGGCACCATCGCAGCCTGGAAGCGGCCTGGAAATATCTGCTGATCTGTTCGGTAGGAATCGCGCTGGCACTGCTCGGCAATTTCTTTCTGGCCGTCGCAACCACCGCCAGACCCGGTCTGGAGCACAGTTTGCTGCTGCCGGAGCTCGTCAAAAACGCCGCCGGTTTTTCACCAACCTGGCTCAAGGCCGCATTTATGCTGATGCTGGTGGGCTACGGCACCAAAATGGGCCTGGCCCCAATGCATACCTGGCTACCGGATGCCCACAGCGAATCGCCATCCTTAGTGTCGGCACTGTTGTCTGGGGCTCTTCTCAACTGCGCTTTTCTGGCGATTCTGCGCATGCATACCGTGCTGGTCGCCGCTGGCCTGGGCGATTTCGGACGCGACATGTTGGTTCTCTTCGGCCTGTTTTCCATGGTATGGGCGGCTATACTACTGATTTCCCTGACCGATTATAAACGCATGCTGGCCTATTCCAGTGTCGAACATATGGGAATTCTCGCGGTGGGCATCGGTTTGGGCGGAGCAGCCTCCGCCGGAGCCATGCTGCATGTGCTGAACCATTCTTTGACGAAAGCCGCGCTATTTTTTGTGGCCGGCAATATCCTGGCGGTTTACCGGAGCAAGAATGTCGGAGATGCCCGTGGGCTGCTCGGCATCCTGCCGGTCAGCGGCGTGCTGTGGCTGGCTGGAATTATAGCCATTACCGGATCGCCTCCCTTTGGATTGTTCACCAGCGAGCTGATGATCCTCAAAGGCGCGCTCGCCGGGAGCCGCTGGGCCGTAGCCGGCTGTTATCTGACAGCTTTATTTGTAGCCTTTGCCGCCATGGCATGGGCCGGAATGCGGATGGCCTATGGCCTCCCGGATACCCCACTCATTCATTCGAGGCCGGCTGCCGAATCCATGCTATCCGTGGCTGTTCCGGCGACACTGCTGGCTGTGGTTTTCGTACTGGGGTTGTGGGTGCCCCCGCCGTTGTGGAAGTTGATCAAGGCCTCTGCCGCGACCCTGGGAGGAGGTTTCTGA
- a CDS encoding YqgE/AlgH family protein has product MEDNYQGFFKGQFLIAMPGMTDPNFFQTVICISEHTQEGAVGIVVNRPHPAIVGKDIFDELKINHVSDSESIPIYIGGPVHVGEIFVLHGPPFNWESCLMVTPSLAMSNSRDIIEVIAMGEGPEACIVSVGCAGWGEGQLESEIKENVWLTCPISEKIIFEIPGEYMWEEAVKKMGIDPGKLSDIAGHA; this is encoded by the coding sequence ATGGAAGATAATTATCAGGGGTTTTTTAAGGGACAGTTTCTTATAGCTATGCCGGGCATGACAGATCCGAATTTTTTCCAGACTGTCATCTGTATTTCTGAACATACCCAGGAAGGTGCCGTGGGTATTGTTGTGAATCGACCTCATCCTGCCATAGTTGGAAAGGATATTTTTGATGAACTTAAAATAAATCATGTTTCCGATTCTGAATCAATACCTATATATATTGGCGGGCCTGTTCATGTCGGTGAAATTTTTGTTCTGCATGGGCCTCCATTTAACTGGGAGAGCTGTCTTATGGTTACACCTTCCCTTGCCATGAGCAACAGCAGGGATATTATAGAGGTGATAGCAATGGGCGAGGGGCCTGAAGCCTGCATTGTAAGTGTAGGATGTGCCGGCTGGGGTGAAGGTCAGCTTGAATCGGAGATAAAGGAAAATGTATGGCTGACATGCCCTATTTCTGAAAAGATTATTTTTGAGATACCGGGTGAGTACATGTGGGAAGAGGCTGTGAAAAAAATGGGGATAGATCCGGGTAAGCTTTCGGATATAGCGGGGCATGCCTGA
- a CDS encoding hydrogenase: MFHILKARWQQKHRTMRYPAGSLPEMPDRFAGRPVFCGECLKGCRSCRDACPVEAVRLEGERLTLDLGRCIFCRACAEACSCGALSFSPNPQLAAAQREDLILSADSQARIEAMSERARKFFGRSLKLRQVSAGGCNACEADINVLGTPAWDMGRFGIQFVASPRHADGLLITGPVTDNMRLALEKTYAAVPEPRIVIACGACAISGGIYAGHPEASDGAASVLPVDLYIPGCPPHPLTTLDALLRFIGRPVPWYPDSL; this comes from the coding sequence ATGTTCCATATTTTAAAAGCCAGATGGCAACAGAAACACCGGACGATGCGGTATCCCGCCGGCTCCTTGCCGGAAATGCCGGACCGGTTTGCCGGGCGACCGGTTTTCTGCGGTGAATGCCTAAAAGGATGCCGTTCCTGCCGGGATGCCTGCCCGGTCGAAGCCGTCCGGCTCGAAGGCGAGCGCTTAACGCTGGACCTGGGGCGCTGCATCTTCTGCCGAGCCTGCGCAGAGGCCTGCTCCTGCGGAGCGCTTTCGTTCAGCCCAAACCCTCAGTTGGCGGCCGCACAACGGGAGGACCTGATCCTTTCAGCGGATTCACAAGCCCGTATCGAGGCCATGTCCGAACGAGCCCGCAAATTTTTTGGCCGTTCCTTAAAGCTCAGGCAGGTTTCGGCCGGTGGGTGCAATGCCTGTGAAGCGGATATCAACGTGCTGGGAACACCGGCCTGGGACATGGGCCGTTTCGGTATCCAGTTTGTTGCCTCGCCTCGGCACGCGGACGGCCTGCTGATAACCGGCCCTGTGACGGACAACATGCGTCTGGCCCTCGAAAAAACCTATGCGGCCGTGCCTGAGCCCCGTATCGTCATCGCCTGCGGTGCCTGCGCAATCAGTGGCGGAATATATGCCGGCCATCCCGAAGCGTCCGACGGCGCAGCTTCGGTGCTGCCCGTCGATCTTTATATCCCCGGCTGCCCGCCGCATCCGCTGACAACCCTCGATGCACTGCTGCGTTTTATCGGCCGACCGGTACCCTGGTATCCAGACAGTTTATGA
- a CDS encoding proton-conducting transporter membrane subunit — protein sequence MTPLLLSFFILLVGAIAAAVLRCTRTQWIGPWSAIAGAAIAAFAGLRSLIAGTTVDIAAPWQVPMGSLHVGLDPLSALFVSLIAVIGVLAAAYGRGYLADDPGNGKVAMSWCWYNLLIAAMLLVVVARDGFLFLLAWEAMSLSSFFLVMFDHEKDEVMRAGWTYLVAAHLGTAFLLIMFLLLGADDSLDFAALSASGLLASIVFAMALIGFGTKAGFVPLHFWLPEAHPAAPSHVSALMSGVMIKTGIYGLLRVMTFLKAPDAWWGWALIVIGAVSGVAGILFALAQHDLKRLLAYSSVEHMGIITVGLGIGILGDVSGNPVVAAMGFCGALLHVINHGIFKSLLFLGAGSVLHATGTRAIDRLGGLIKPMPVTGAAFLVGAAAICALPPLSGFVSEFLIYSAAFSSVAAGTQVWGGIVVIGSLALIGGLAAACFTKALGAVFLGEPRTSDAVGVHEAPLSMCWPMVTLAALCVFIGLTAAEMVQLVMPAVAQLTPAAVNTVLLKRLQDLMTPISIAALVLIGLTALLAGLRSMLLRRRMVRTAVTWDCGYAAPTPRMQYTASSYAQPLIGMFQTVLRTRCDLKKPQGLFPAAAGLHNQTPDLFVQRVYAPAIRTIVRLADIFRRIQQGQTHLYILYILVTVLLLLIWNLW from the coding sequence ATGACGCCCCTGCTGTTATCTTTTTTTATTTTGCTCGTCGGGGCGATAGCCGCGGCTGTTCTGCGCTGCACCCGGACGCAGTGGATCGGGCCCTGGAGCGCAATAGCCGGTGCGGCTATTGCGGCTTTCGCCGGACTGCGCAGCCTGATCGCCGGAACGACGGTTGACATCGCGGCTCCTTGGCAGGTGCCAATGGGATCGCTGCACGTCGGCCTCGATCCCCTGTCGGCGCTTTTCGTGTCCTTAATTGCAGTAATCGGCGTGCTGGCGGCAGCTTATGGCCGCGGTTATCTGGCAGATGATCCCGGCAATGGAAAGGTCGCGATGAGCTGGTGCTGGTACAATCTGCTCATAGCCGCCATGCTGCTGGTGGTGGTGGCCCGGGACGGCTTTCTGTTTCTGCTGGCCTGGGAGGCCATGTCCCTGTCCTCATTTTTTCTGGTCATGTTCGACCATGAAAAGGACGAGGTGATGCGGGCCGGCTGGACATATCTGGTGGCCGCCCATCTGGGAACGGCATTTTTACTGATCATGTTTCTGTTGCTGGGCGCCGACGACAGCCTGGATTTTGCCGCCTTGTCTGCGTCGGGTTTGTTGGCATCGATAGTCTTTGCGATGGCCTTGATCGGTTTCGGAACCAAGGCCGGCTTCGTGCCCCTGCACTTCTGGCTACCCGAGGCACATCCGGCGGCTCCTTCGCACGTTTCGGCCCTGATGAGCGGCGTCATGATCAAAACCGGCATCTACGGTCTGCTGCGGGTAATGACGTTTCTCAAGGCACCCGACGCCTGGTGGGGCTGGGCGCTGATCGTGATCGGAGCGGTGTCCGGTGTTGCCGGCATTCTTTTTGCGCTGGCGCAGCATGACTTAAAACGGCTGCTGGCCTATTCCAGTGTCGAACATATGGGAATTATCACAGTGGGCCTGGGGATCGGCATCCTGGGGGACGTTTCCGGCAACCCTGTCGTGGCGGCGATGGGCTTTTGCGGCGCACTGCTGCATGTGATCAATCACGGCATTTTCAAAAGTCTGCTCTTTCTGGGTGCCGGGTCTGTCCTGCACGCCACCGGGACCCGGGCGATTGATCGCCTGGGCGGTCTGATCAAACCCATGCCGGTGACCGGCGCCGCCTTTTTGGTGGGGGCAGCGGCGATTTGCGCCCTGCCACCGCTTAGCGGGTTTGTCAGCGAGTTCCTCATTTATTCCGCCGCTTTCAGCAGCGTGGCCGCAGGTACCCAGGTCTGGGGCGGAATCGTTGTCATCGGCAGTTTGGCCCTTATCGGCGGTCTGGCGGCAGCCTGTTTCACCAAGGCATTAGGAGCAGTCTTTCTGGGAGAACCACGCACCAGCGACGCAGTCGGGGTCCATGAAGCGCCGCTGTCCATGTGCTGGCCTATGGTTACGCTGGCGGCCCTGTGCGTCTTCATCGGCCTGACCGCAGCGGAAATGGTCCAGCTGGTGATGCCGGCGGTGGCCCAACTAACGCCTGCTGCGGTAAATACCGTCCTCCTGAAAAGGCTGCAGGACCTGATGACTCCAATCAGCATAGCAGCACTGGTTCTGATAGGTTTGACGGCGCTGCTTGCCGGACTGCGCTCGATGCTGCTGCGACGCCGCATGGTCCGCACAGCTGTTACCTGGGACTGCGGCTATGCGGCCCCGACACCACGCATGCAATATACCGCCTCTTCATATGCCCAGCCCCTGATCGGAATGTTCCAGACGGTTTTGCGAACGCGCTGCGACCTTAAGAAGCCGCAGGGCCTCTTCCCCGCCGCTGCCGGCCTGCACAACCAAACACCGGATTTATTTGTCCAGAGGGTTTACGCGCCGGCAATCCGGACAATCGTCAGGCTGGCCGACATTTTTCGCCGGATCCAGCAGGGACAAACTCACCTGTATATTCTGTATATCCTTGTGACCGTCCTGCTGCTGCTGATCTGGAACCTGTGGTGA
- a CDS encoding NADH-quinone oxidoreductase subunit K, producing the protein MMQALDEFLVIVMILLNLRLMGVSRLGACVQTVAIQALVIGALALLSQTAPSFWTVALVTSATAIKAGVLPAMVRRAMRETGVVREIDPLVGYTLSVLIGTGMFVLSLLATRSLEVPFAAGGAHWLVSGTLFTMLTGLFLIVTRRKAINQVLGFVTMENGIYLFGVAFAIHEPWLVQAGVLLDVFAAVFIMGIMICHINREFDHIDTNRLSNLKD; encoded by the coding sequence ATGATGCAAGCTTTAGATGAATTTCTGGTAATTGTGATGATCCTGTTGAATCTCAGGCTGATGGGCGTCAGCCGGCTCGGTGCCTGCGTGCAGACGGTGGCTATCCAGGCGCTGGTGATCGGCGCCTTGGCGCTCCTGTCGCAAACAGCACCAAGTTTCTGGACGGTGGCCCTTGTGACGTCAGCCACAGCCATTAAAGCCGGCGTCCTTCCCGCCATGGTCCGCAGGGCCATGCGCGAGACCGGCGTGGTGCGGGAAATCGATCCCTTGGTCGGCTACACCCTTTCAGTTCTGATCGGTACCGGCATGTTCGTGCTCAGTCTCCTGGCGACACGGTCGCTGGAGGTGCCATTTGCCGCTGGGGGGGCGCATTGGCTGGTTTCGGGTACGTTGTTCACGATGCTGACCGGGCTGTTTCTCATCGTAACCCGCCGCAAGGCCATCAACCAGGTATTGGGCTTTGTCACTATGGAAAACGGCATCTACCTGTTCGGCGTCGCCTTTGCGATACACGAGCCGTGGCTCGTCCAAGCCGGAGTGCTGCTGGACGTTTTTGCGGCCGTTTTCATCATGGGCATCATGATTTGTCATATCAACCGGGAATTTGATCATATTGATACGAACCGGTTATCAAATTTGAAGGATTGA